The proteins below come from a single Polynucleobacter necessarius genomic window:
- the fdxA gene encoding ferredoxin FdxA yields the protein MTYVVTESCIRCKYTDCVDVCPVDCFREGPNFLVIDPDECIDCAVCVPECPVNAIYAEDDVPGDQQEFIKLNAELAPSWTSITKSKAALPDADEWKDVKNKLDQLVK from the coding sequence ATGACTTACGTTGTTACTGAATCTTGTATTCGCTGCAAATACACCGACTGCGTTGATGTTTGCCCAGTTGATTGCTTTCGTGAAGGCCCTAATTTCCTAGTGATCGATCCGGATGAGTGCATCGACTGCGCCGTTTGCGTTCCTGAGTGCCCCGTCAATGCTATTTACGCAGAAGATGATGTACCTGGCGATCAACAAGAGTTCATTAAGCTGAATGCCGAACTCGCGCCGTCATGGACGTCGATCACCAAATCCAAAGCAGCTCTTCCAGATGCTGATGAGTGGAAAGACGTTAAAAATAAACTGGATCAGCTCGTAAAGTAA